AATTAAAGGATTCTTTACTTCTTCCTTTTTGTCGCCGTAAGTAGCGATTGTCCACTTATTATCCATCTCTCTTCCATACACCCATCCATCTTCTTTTGAAATATTTATTAAATATAAGCCTGATTCATGTAAAAAAACAATATCAATTATTTTTTCTTTATTCGTGCTAACTGGGATATGTAGATTTGTTAAAATTTTAAAATCTCCTGATGTCTTCCTTAACGTGCTTACAACTTTATATGTATGTCTAGCCGTTTTATCTTTCCACAAATCAAAATACGAGTAACCCGTCATATTACTAAATTGAATATCTTCAAATTTATATATGGAATATGCTATAAAAATTCCGACAATGAGTATTAATAAAAGTAGCCAGACTATCAATCAAGTCCCCCCTAGAACTATATTTTAACTCTTATTTTACCAAACAAGGATAATGTTTTCTATGTATGAAAGAATATCACTATATATGAAGTGGAAAATAATATTTCTTTTTTACCCCTACTGTAAAAGCTTGATCTATTCATTGCTACCATCATTAGAACTTTGATGAAAATTTTTTAATAAAATTAATAAATTATTAATTATTGTAAATAATAACGTTGATGTCTCAATACACCTAATATACGGAGGTTTTATGAATGGACATTATTAATGAATATTCAATACCTGCATATTTAGAAACAAATGAATTAACTTATGAACTAGAAACAGTAGTTGGGTTCCATCATATTATGTTTCCTGTTCACGCAAATGACTACGAAATGAAACCTCAAGTCGAAATTAAGTTTGATGTTAAAATAGAAGAAAATATACAAAAAAGTGTTGATGAAGGCCATTCTCCTTGGAGGCTTGATCCACTATTTACAACGCAAGTATTTACTAGTCTACACTTATTTCCTGAAGGAATCATTGGAGACTATCCAATCGAACAAGAGAATTTAAAATTGATCCATAGTAATAATGAAATTGCTTTAGTTGAAGTGAATGATGAGGACACTAATATTAGTATGGTCTATTTAAAACGCCTTATCCGTCAAGAAGAAGGTGGCATTTGGACCGTGGTTGGATATGATGTTCTTAAAAATCAATAATGCTTAAAAAAGGAGACAAAGGAATTATGCCCCTTCGTCTCCTTTAATATTTATTCTACATCTTTTGTCCATTCAGCTACTTTATCTGAATTTTCTTCAACCCATTTCGCTGCGGCTTCTTCTGGATCTGCCCCATCATGAATTGCTAACATTACTTCTTCAATATCAGCACTTTCCCATTGGAATGCATCTAATACTTTAAATGCTTCAGGCATGTCTTCCTCTAATCCTTGACGAGCAAATGTATTAATCGTTTCTGCCCCACCAAATACACCTTTTGGATCTTCTAAATATTTCAAGTCATAAGACGCAAATTTCCAGTGTGGCGACCAGCCTGTTACAATAATCTCTTCTTCGTTTTTAATTGCTTGATCTAATGCAACTGTCATTGCACCTGAAGAAGATGGCAACAGTTCCCAATCGGCTAGGTTCTCATATTCGGCAATTGCATTTTCAGTTGCAGACATTACACCTGCACCTGCTTCAATACCTGTAATAGTCATATCTGCTTCATCTGTTAAATCTTCAATTGAATTTGCTTCCATATAAGACGGTACGACTAAACCGATTTTTGCACCTTCAAGATTTACACCTAATTCTACTAAACTATCTTTATATTGTTCATATTGTGCACCATGTGTACCTGGTAACCAACCAGCTACCATTGCATCCGCTTCACCAGATGCCACTGCTTCCCACATAATCGCGTTATCTAGTGGTGTGACTGTTACATCATAGCCAATACCTTCTAACACTTCTGCTACTACATGTGTAGAAGCAATTTCTGTATCCCATTCAACATAAGCTAAATTAATTTCTTTAGATTCTGTTGTTGTTTCCGTGTCGGTATTTGTTTCTTCTTCATTAGCTGGCGTTGCGCTTTCAGAACCACAAGCTGCAAGCATAGCTCCTAATCCTAATGTTAAACCTAACATTTTAATTTTTTTAAAATTCATCTAATCTTCCTTTCTAACCTTGTTTTTTATTAAAGCTTTGCGTTAAACGGTCAATTATAATGGCTAATATTACTAAACTTAGTCCTGCTACAAAGCCATTACCTACTTGAGCTCGTTGCAAAGCAGATAAAACCTCTCTACCTAAACCTGGGGCACCGATCATCGATGCAATAACAACCATTGATAATGAAAGAAGGACCGTTTGATTAACCCCTGCCATAATTGTTGACTTAGCTAAAGGCAATTCAACTTTAAATAGTTTTTGTCTACCAGTACTTCCGTAAGAGTCTGCGGCTTCAACCAATTCTTTCGGAACTTGTTTTATACCTAGGTTAGTAAATCGAACTGTAGGTGGTAATGCAAAAATTACTGATGCAAATACCCCCGGTACTACACCGATTCCAAAGAAAGCAACCGCTGGGATTAAATATACAAACCCTGGCATTGTTTGCATAAAGTCTAATACTGGTTTAAGGATTGCTTCAGCGATCGAGCTTTTGGACATTAATATACCTAATGGAATACCAATAATAATGGCAATAACACTAGCAAAAAGTACGAGCGTAATTGTATTCATCAGCTCTTCCCATAATCCCTGATTGTATATAAAGTACAATCCAACGATCGAGAATAATGCTAGCCCGAACTTTTTCTTACTAGCGAAGAAGGCAATAATCGCTACAATTAAGATAAAGATAATTGCCGGGATAGCTAAAAGCATATCCGTTATTGAATCCATCGAATTTTGACCCCATTTTTGAACAAAGTCAAATAACGATGCTAATGAATCTGTTAGTATGTCCATTACATATTCCACTGCATCTGATACTGGTATTGTTGGAATATTATCAAGAAACTGATTCATTCTCTGTCACCTCCTCGTGACTTGCCGCGAGGGTCTCGATGACAACGCCTCTAATTAACACTCCAACTAACTTTTCGTCTTTCACAACAGCAAGAGGTGTCGGAGAATCCGAGATGATTCCTAATACATCCTGAATAAGCATATCTGGTGAGACAACCGGCATGTCCTTTCTTAAGAAATTGACTACACCTTTCTCCCCTTGTTTAGAAGCTTCTAATGCATCGTCGGCAGTAATATAACCCTGGAATTCACGTTTCTTATTAACAGCTAACAATACACTAACTTCTTCTTCTCTCATTCTTTGTAATGCCACTTTCGGACCATCGATTTCAATGTTTACAGAAATTGGGCGAATCATCGCATTTTCAACTGTTAACACTTTTGAACGGTCTACATCCTCTAAGAATGTTTTTACATAATCATTGGCAGGGTTTGTTAATATATCTTCTCCTGTCCCAATTTGGATAATTTCTCCGTCCTTCATCAATGCAATGCGATCGCCAATTCGCAATGCTTCATTTAAATCATGGGTGATAAATATGATTGTCTTTTTCATCTTTTGTTGTAAATCTAGTAATTCATCTTGCATATCTTTTCGAATTAGTGGATCGAGCGCAGAAAAAGCTTCATCCATTAGTAAAATATCAGGGTCGTTCGCTAATGCCCTTGCAAGACCAACACGTTGTTGCATCCCACCCGATAGTTGTTTAGGATATTGATCTTTATATTCTAATAGCCCCGCGTTGTCTAAAGCCTTTTCTGCTTTCGATCTACGTTCTTCTTTAGTAATACCGCGCACTTCTAATCCGAATTCTGTGTTGGCAAGTACTGTTCTTTGTGGGAATAAACCAAAGTTTTGAAACACCATGCTCATTTTTTCACGTCGAACTTTTATAAGCTGCTGTTTATTCATTTTGGAGATGTTTTCACCATCTATATAGATGTTTCCACTTGTTGGTTCAATGAGGCGATTAAGGAGACGAACTAACGTTGACTTACCACTTCCTGAAAGTCCCATAATAACGAATATTTCCCCTTCGTTGACGGTGAAATTCGCATTATACACACCTATTGTTGCGCCGGTCTGCTTTAGTATTTCTGTCTTACTTTTGTTTTGTTGTACGAGCTTTAACGCACTATTGATATGTTTCCCGAAAACTTTTGTTACATTTTCGATTTTTATTTTCTCCATACCATTCTCCTTTCCTATATTTCTATAAATATTTCATTTAGATTACAACAAAGTGACAACCTAATCGTAACAAAGAGTTGTTACTTGTGTCAAATTTCCAATTTATAAACCTACTTAAATAGCATGAAAGATTGATAGATAAAAAAGGCCTACAGATACTGGTGCTTTAGTATCTGTAGACCTTTTAAATTGGGTATAAAAATTTTTCTACTCTGTCCATACTTTCATCGTTTCCAATAAAGTAAACAATGTCATTTTTTTCTATTGTTGCATATGGCCCTGGTGATAAAATAAGCTCACTT
Above is a genomic segment from Lysinibacillus sp. PLM2 containing:
- a CDS encoding hypothetical protein (frameshifted, insertion at around 3689258;~possible pseudo due to internal stop codon); translation: MNFKKIKMLGLTLGLGAMLAACGSESATPANEEETNTDTETTTESKEINLAYVEWDTEIASTHVVAEVLEGIGYDVTVTPLDNAIMWEAVASGEADAMVAGWLPGTHGAQYEQYKDSLVELGVNLEGAKIGLVVPSYMEANSIEDLTDEADMTITGIEAGAGVMSATENAIAEYENLADWELLPSSSGAMTVALDQAIKNEEEIIVTGWSPHWKFASYDLKYLEDPKGVFGGAETINTFARQGLEEDMPEAFKVLDAFQWESADIEEVMLAIHDGADPEEAAAKWVEENSDKVAEWTKDVE
- a CDS encoding hypothetical protein (frameshifted, insertion at around 3689252;~possible pseudo due to internal stop codon); translation: MNQFLDNIPTIPVSDAVEYVMDILTDSLASLFDFVQKWGQNSMDSITDMLLAIPAIIFILIVAIIAFFASKKKFGLALFSIVGLYFIYNQGLWEELMNTITLVLFASVIAIIIGIPLGILMSKSSIAEAILKPVLDFMQTMPGFVYLIPAVAFFGIGVVPGVFASVIFALPPTVRFTNLGIKQVPKELVEAADSYGSTGRQKLFKVELPLAKSTIMAGVNQTVLLSLSMVVIASMIGAPGLGREVLSALQRAQVGNGFVAGLSLVILAIIIDRLTQSFNKKQG
- the proV gene encoding glycine/betaine ABC transporter ATP-binding protein → MEKIKIENVTKVFGKHINSALKLVQQNKSKTEILKQTGATIGVYNANFTVNEGEIFVIMGLSGSGKSTLVRLLNRLIEPTSGNIYIDGENISKMNKQQLIKVRREKMSMVFQNFGLFPQRTVLANTEFGLEVRGITKEERRSKAEKALDNAGLLEYKDQYPKQLSGGMQQRVGLARALANDPDILLMDEAFSALDPLIRKDMQDELLDLQQKMKKTIIFITHDLNEALRIGDRIALMKDGEIIQIGTGEDILTNPANDYVKTFLEDVDRSKVLTVENAMIRPISVNIEIDGPKVALQRMREEEVSVLLAVNKKREFQGYITADDALEASKQGEKGVVNFLRKDMPVVSPDMLIQDVLGIISDSPTPLAVVKDEKLVGVLIRGVVIETLAASHEEVTENESVS